ACGGCGGTACGCCGCCGGATGGTCGCCGACGTGCCGGTCGGCGTGCTGCTCTCCGGCGGCCTCGACTCCAGCCTGGTGGTCGCGCTGCTCGCCGGGGAGGGGCAGGCGGGACTCGCCACCTTCTCCATCGGCTTCGACGCGGTCGGCGGCCGGGAGGGCGACGAGTTCGTCTACTCCGACCTGGTCGCGAAGACCTTCGGCACCGACCACCACCAGATCAAGGTGCCCACCGGCGACCTGCTGCCGCCGCTGGAGGCCGCCGTGGCGGCCATGAGCGAGCCGATGGTCAGCCACGACTGCGTCGCCTTCTGGCTGCTGAGCCAGGAGGTCGCCCGGCACGTCAAGGTGGTCCAGTCCGGCCAGGGCGCGGACGAGATCCTGGGCGGCTACCACTGGTACCCCCCGCTCGCCGGGGTGGATCGGGAGCAGGCGCTCCAGACGTACGCGAAGGCCTTCTTCGACCGGGACGCGGCCGGCCTGGCCCGGGTGCTCGACCCGGCGTGGCTGGCCGACGGCGACCCGGCCCGGGAGTTCGTCGCCACCCACCTCGCCCGGCCGGGCGCGCAGACCGCGGTCGACGCCGGCCTGCGGATCGACACCCAGGTCATGCTGACCGACGACCCGGTGAAGCGGGTCGACAACATGACCATGGCGCACGGGCTGGAGGCCCGGGTGCCGTTCCTCGACCACGAGTTCGTGGAGCTGGCGGCGAGCTGCCCGCCGGAGCTGAAGCTGGCCCAGGGCGGCAAGGGCGTGCTCAAGGAGATCGGCCGTCGGGTCCTCCCGCACGAGGTCATCGACCGGCCGAAGGGCTACTTCCCGGTGCCCGGCCTCACCCACCTGGAGGGCAAGCTCCTCGACCGGGTGCAGGACGCGCTCACCGCGCCCGAGGCGCGCCGGCGCGGCCTGTTCCGCGCCGACTACGTCGACGCGCTGCTCGCCGACCCGAACGCCGAACTCACCCCGTTGAACGGAAACAAGCTGTGGCAACTGGGACTCCTGGAAATGTGGCTCCAGAGCCACGGAATCGCCTGACCGTGACGGACACCCTCGCCACCGGCGCGGCCCGTACGGACCGGGAACGGGTGCTCGGCCGGCGCCGGGAACGGGTCGGCCCGGGCGGTGACCCGGTCGCCCCGGGCACCCCCGAGCCCAGCACCCGTCCCGCCGACGACGGCGGCGTGGTGCTGGACTGCGGCTGGGGCCGCCTGGTCTTCGGGCAGACCTTCACCGAGCAGGTGGCGGTCGCGCACGTGCTGCGCTCCGAGGCGGCCGGCGCCCGGGACATCTGCATCTATCTGCGCGACCCGCACGTGCTGGTCTCCCGGCTGCCCGACGAGCTGTT
This genomic interval from Micromonospora sp. CCTCC AA 2012012 contains the following:
- a CDS encoding N-acetylglutaminylglutamine amidotransferase, producing the protein MCGLAGEFRRDGSRADVSAVERMAATMSDRGPDDSGVWSQGPTALGHRRLKIIDLSAASGQPLVDAAAGLTGVFNGCIYNYRELRAELQAKGHRFFSSGDSEVVVKAYSEWGLDFVDHLIGMFAVAISERDTGRLVLARDRLGIKPLYVAETPGVVRFASTLPALLAGGGIDTSIDPVALAHYLSFHSIVPPPRTILRGVAKLPPATVRVYEADGSTRERVYWDPAFTRSAERAGWSERDWQDALLESLTTAVRRRMVADVPVGVLLSGGLDSSLVVALLAGEGQAGLATFSIGFDAVGGREGDEFVYSDLVAKTFGTDHHQIKVPTGDLLPPLEAAVAAMSEPMVSHDCVAFWLLSQEVARHVKVVQSGQGADEILGGYHWYPPLAGVDREQALQTYAKAFFDRDAAGLARVLDPAWLADGDPAREFVATHLARPGAQTAVDAGLRIDTQVMLTDDPVKRVDNMTMAHGLEARVPFLDHEFVELAASCPPELKLAQGGKGVLKEIGRRVLPHEVIDRPKGYFPVPGLTHLEGKLLDRVQDALTAPEARRRGLFRADYVDALLADPNAELTPLNGNKLWQLGLLEMWLQSHGIA